The following coding sequences lie in one Spinacia oleracea cultivar Varoflay chromosome 1, BTI_SOV_V1, whole genome shotgun sequence genomic window:
- the LOC110798508 gene encoding MADS-box transcription factor 5-like codes for MRMLGKDLSNLSLKEVQQLEKQLSESLLSVKAKKDQLLMEQPEHSRRQIYELRGFHTPSERPKPMYLEYYPIATKVSSATNGTSGSDGGCNSEFDKTYYDVTLHLGQGTPL; via the exons AT GAGGATGCTGGGTAAAGATTTATCAAACTTGAGCTTGAAAGAAGTGCAGCAGCTGGAAAAGCAACTCAGTGAAAGCCTACTGTCTGTAAAAGCTAAGAAG GACCAATTGCTGATGGAACAACCCGAGCATTCACGCAGGCAG ATTTATGAGCTTAGAGGATTTCATACACCATCTGAACGCCCGAAACCTATGTATCTTGAGTACTACCCCATAGCAACCAAGGTTTCTTCTGCGACGAACGGGACTTCAGGTTCTGATGGAGGCTGCAACAGTGAATTCGACAAAACATATTATGATGTTACTTTGCACCTAGGCCAGGGTACTCCTCTT